TGACATTGAATTTAAGctatttacatacattttgGGTATATATGTTTGTCAAAGTTAAACGCATCTTTAGTTTGTGGCCAAAAATATCCGTGACTTGACAGTCCAATGAGCAGTGACCAACTTAGTATGACAACAAGTTTTTCCTCATCCAAAACATTGCCTTTTCCTTAgtcactgttgttgttgcaggtGCACGCTCTACGcacaccaaaaaaataaattgcatggAGAAGTACATAGAAATTACAAGCAatccaaaagaaaaagttggGATCTGACTAGCAGACAGTAGAAAAGAGCTTCCTGAGCTGCATTATAGCAATGGAAACCGATATGCCCTGCTGTAGGGGAATGAACTCAGCTCAAATTGATTGAACTTTGTCGTAGAGTCAGTAACGAAATAAAAGTTGGAGACACTCTTGCAACATCTGTTTTATATTATGATACAAGCAAATGTGGCAAGACGTTCGTTGGCCAAAATAACATacttaaattatgcaaaacgcACAAGTCATTCCACATGCAATATCATAAGGCAGTCGCACCTTTTTCGTATGCTAAATAGGTTtgcttatatatgtatactattattttattactacgaaatgaaaattatgtGCAAAACGAATGTATACAACATCTTATAAAACATCTTGTTTAAACAATCATtacattataataaacgattgCTTGCTTTTTATAATCCACAACAGGACATCTCCGGCCAGGTGGTGCTCATCAcaggcggaggcggcggtgtGGGACGCTTGATTGCCCTAAACTTTGCTCGACTTCAGGTCCGCATTGTCATCTGGGATATCAATCAAGAAGGTGGGTCTAAAAAATCGCACCTAGATGCTAATGACGCCGTCACAGCTTCTGCAAGGCGGGTCAAGAAACCCGTCAGCTAGTGAAAGCTGTTACATTTACAATTTGATTAGCTAAACAATATTTGACCATAATTTTCCGCGCAGCCATTAAGACAACTGTGgatttgttggccaaacaTGGTTATGACAACTGCAAGGGCTACGTTGTGGACATCTCAGATCGGGAGCAAATCTACCAGCGGGCCAGTCAGGTCACCGAGGAGGTTGGTCCCGTGGACATACTGATTAACAATGCCGGCATTGTGTGCTGCAAGCCCTTCTGGGAGCTGCACGATCGGGTCATCCAGAACACCTACAACATCAACATTATCTCGCACTACTGGACCGTGAAAGCGTTCCTGCCGCACATGATGCGTAATAATCGTGGTCATATCGTGACTGTGGGTTCGATAACCGGAATGCTGGGCACCTACGGATGCAGTGATTACGCCGCTACCAAGTACGCCTGCATCGGCTTCCACGAGAGTTTGCTCACCGATCTGAAGGCCCATGGCTATGATCAAATCCAGATGAGTTTGATCTGCCCGTACTACATCAATACTGGCAT
This genomic stretch from Drosophila teissieri strain GT53w chromosome 2L, Prin_Dtei_1.1, whole genome shotgun sequence harbors:
- the LOC122616349 gene encoding short-chain dehydrogenase/reductase family 16C member 6, translated to MTAAPGLLHMDHPLRAFLQFFLDLIVFAIKSVYYILESIYYSLLPQRFRKLKDISGQVVLITGGGGGVGRLIALNFARLQVRIVIWDINQEAIKTTVDLLAKHGYDNCKGYVVDISDREQIYQRASQVTEEVGPVDILINNAGIVCCKPFWELHDRVIQNTYNINIISHYWTVKAFLPHMMRNNRGHIVTVGSITGMLGTYGCSDYAATKYACIGFHESLLTDLKAHGYDQIQMSLICPYYINTGMFSGVRPRMMPMLEPQYVADRIENAVRCNEVWCVLPNSIRLLTPLKCLLPAKMCWELMSRVIRGPESMMLFQGRGRVAAG